The Fundulus heteroclitus isolate FHET01 chromosome 13, MU-UCD_Fhet_4.1, whole genome shotgun sequence genome contains a region encoding:
- the gnb3b gene encoding guanine nucleotide-binding protein G(I)/G(S)/G(T) subunit beta-3b, producing MASEKAEMDALKKECDGLRAQIEAARKAANDTTMTAAASGVAPVGRVQLKLRKTLKGHLAKIYAMHWSADSRQMVSASQDGKLLVWDTFTGNKLVAVPLKSAWVMSVAFAPSGNLVASGGLDNICTVYNIKAASPKTLRELDAHTGYLSCCRFLSDSEILTASGDTTCVLWDLETGKQKMVYTNHIGDCMSLALSPDMNTFISGACDSLAKLWDLREGNCKQTFSGHTSDINAISFFPSGNAIITGSDDCSCKMYDLRADQEVMDYTDTTLNAGVTSLALSNSGRLIFAGYDDFNCHIWDSLKGEKVGVLSGHDNRVSCTGVPADGMGVCTGSWDSFLKLWN from the exons ATGGCATCTGAGAAAGCTGAAATGGATGCGCTGAAAAAGGAGTGCGATGGTCTCCGTGCTCAGATTGAG GCGGCGCGGAAGGCCGCGAACGACACCACCATGACAGCAGCGGCCAGCGGGGTGGCCCCTGTGGGCCGCGTCCAGCTAAAGCTCAGGAAGACACTCAAGGGCCACCTGGCCAAGATCTATGCCATGCACTGGTCAGCAGATTCAAG GCAAATGGTCAGTGCATCACAGGATGGCAAGCTTCTCGTCTGGGACACCTTCACTGGGAACAAG TTGGTTGCCGTCCCTCTGAAGTCTGCTTGGGTGATGAGTGTCGCCTTCGCTCCTTCTGGTAACCTGGTGGCCAGCGGTGGTCTGGACAACATCTGCACGGTCTACAACATTAAAGCTGCCAGCCCCAAGACCCTCAGGGAGCTGGATGCACACACAG GCTACCTGTCTTGCTGCCGTTTCCTCAGTGATAGTGAGATCCTGACAGCCTCAGGTGACACCACCTG cgtcCTGTGGGACCTGGAGACGGGCAAGCAGAAGATGGTCTACACCAACCACATCGGGGACTGCATGTCGCTGGCCCTCTCCCCTGACATGAACACCTTCATCTCAGGAGCCTGCGACTCTCTGGCCAAGCTGTGGGACCTGAGGGAAGGAAACTGCAAGCAGACCTTCTCCGGACACACCAGCGACATCAACGCCATTTCT TTCTTCCCCAGTGGAAATGCCATCATCACGGGATCTGACGACTGCTCCTGCAAGATGTACGACCTGCGTGCCGACCAGGAGGTGATGGACTACACGGACACCACCCTTAACGCCGGCGTCACGTCTCTGGCCCTCTCCAACTCCGGACGCCTTATCTTTGCAGGCTATGACGACTTTAACTGCCACATCTGGGACTCGCTGAAGGGAGAGAAAGTCG GTGTGCTCTCCGGCCATGACAACAGGGTGAGCTGCACCGGCGTCCCGGCTGATGGAATGGGCGTCTGCACAGGATCCTGGGACAGCTTCCTCAAACTGTGGAACTGA
- the zgc:174904 gene encoding CD209 antigen-like protein C: MATTGSSSGPDRIYSKLIDEGNFDESSLGPDALRSDYPASPVRGPWTRGSSPYRFATICLAVLCAVLLISIIAVTARYKNTPQAGGEATAEMQKESANVSAMNALITKLQEENKELQKEKGELQVKLTSMMTEKESKATRAPIVCPTNWHIFNNSCYLIPKQLRSWSGSQIYCQSQGAHLAIILTAEEQTFLWNLLPRGHWNSYWFGITDGETEDQWKWIDGTPLVGGFWEENEPNNHINEDCGYIVKTEVLERVATKSWYDAPCSMSLPFICEKEMSSTTR, translated from the exons ATGGCGACCACCGGGAGCTCCTCGGGCCCAGACAGGATTTACTCCAAACTAATAGACGAGGGCAACTTTGACGAGTCCAGCCTCGGTCCAGATGCGCTGCGCAGCG ATTACCCAGCGTCCCCAGTCAGAGGCCCCTGGACGAGAGGCTCGAGTCCCTACCGCTTTGCCACCATCTGCCTGGCTGTGCTCTGTGCAGTCCTCCTGATCTCCATCATAGCTGTCACCGCCCGCT ATAAGAACACACCTCAGGCTGGTGGTGAAGCAACCGCAGAGATGCAGAAGGAGAGCGCAAATGTCTCAGCCATGAATGCGTTAATCACGAAGCTACAGGAGGAGAATAAAGAACTGCAGAAGGAGAAGGGTGAGCTGCAGGTGAAACTGACCTCCATGATGACAGAAAAAG AATCGAAAGCGACCAGAGCCCCTATCGTGTGCCCTACAAACTGGCATATCTTCAACAACAGCTGTTACCTCATCCCCAAACAATTAAGAAGTTGGAGTGGCAGCCAGATATACTGTCAGAGCCAAGGAGCTCACCTGGCCATCATCCTAACCGCTGAGGAGCAG ACGTTCTTGTGGAACCTCCTTCCCAGAGGCCACTGGAATTCATACTGGTTCGGAATCACCGATGGAGAAACAGAGGATCAGTGGAAATGGATCGACGGCACTCCGCTGGTTGGAGG TTTCTGGGAGGAAAATGAGCCCAACAACCACATAAACGAGGACTGCGGTTACATCGTGAAGACAGAAGTGTTGGAACGCGTGGCGACAAAGAGCTGGTACGACGCGCCCTGTTCCATGTCTTTGCCCTTCATTTGTGAGAAGGAGATGAGCAGCACCACGCGATAG